The genomic stretch GCATACGCCAAGCAAGGCGTCCAGCATGTCGGAGTTCGGCTCACATCAACACGGGAAGAACGGTTTCTCCAGTCTTGGCACACATCATCAGTGGGATACTCACACTTCCCATAGAAGACCCACTGGGCAGCTGATTCCTGTTTGGTGTATTCGAGGCACTACTACTGCGAATCAACCTTTCATTAGATGTAAGGCCCGCCTACCGGGGTGATACAGAACGCCTTACTGACGTGGAGCTCGCCGCCTTATCAACTAAGTCACAGTGCCGCGATCATGAATCCCTATATAACCTCCATGTAATCCCAATTCGTCTACCTAAGCAGCGTTTATCCCAACCAAACCAAAAAATACACGTCCAAAACAACAACCATGCTACCAACCCATCCCCTCCTCACACTATCTCTCCTCCCCTTAACCTCAGCCTGGGATTTCTACGCCAACCACACAATCGGCTCCTGCGTCGAAGTCGAGTGCCCCGCCGCCGACCCTGCTGAAGCAAAAGGCCAGGTCCTCTCTGGATGCCGCGTTCAAAACCAAAACCACCGCACCATCGGCCTGCGCACCTTCTCCACAAATATCACTGAAAACACATCTCAGAACCTCACCTGGACAGTCGGCATGACACTCTACGACGGCATCGACGCCCAAGGCCGCAACGCCAGCGGTACACGAACCGTCGAAAAAGACTATTATCTCGGCACGCCAGCGAATCTGAATCTGTCGAGGAGTGATCTGCCGTACGAAGGCTGTGCGTTTCTTTTCAGGGAGAATAAAGTTACCGGGCCGACGTCGCTTGGGAATGCAGGACCATCTTGTAGCGATGTAGTCGGGGATTGTGGACCGGCTTTGTTGACGCAGGCGAGGGGGTTGGTGGCGAATAGTAGTATGATGACGGCGGGGGATGGGAATCAGACGACGGAGCAAACGTGCACGCGTCTTGCGGCTCAGTTTAATAGCTCTTTGCCGGGCGCTTGTGAAACCTTCGCGGGACAGGATCGTTGGAATGGTATTACTGGTATAAGTGCGTTTTTTCCACCTTTCCCACCCCTCTTTCATATTGCCCATAGCTCCAGCAATCCTAGAATACTAACACATCCCCTCCTCCGCAGCACTAACCGGCCCCTCTGCAATCTATCCACCATCACCCTCAGCAAACGCATCTTCAAACTGCCACCCCACACTCCCCAAATCAAACAACTTATCCTGGGCGGCGGCATACAACCAAACAGGTACCTATTACGCCGGATCTACGATTCAGATGATCAACGGCGTGGATCTTGTTTTGACTTTGTTTTGGTCGCCGGATGGTGATGTGCAGGGGGCGTTGGAAGAGCCGGATGTTGATGTCGAGTGTTTGTGGCCGATTGCGCTGAATCAGCGAATGCTGGATACCCAGGCGGATGGAGGGGCTGTGGGTGTAGGTTGGAGCTGGACTGCTGTTGTTGGTGCTGCTTGTGTGCTGTTTGCGGGTATGCTTGTGTAGTGGTTTGGGGATTCATTGCAACTGGGTAATATGA from Pyrenophora tritici-repentis strain M4 chromosome 1, whole genome shotgun sequence encodes the following:
- a CDS encoding Mating-C domain containing protein; amino-acid sequence: MLPTHPLLTLSLLPLTSAWDFYANHTIGSCVEVECPAADPAEAKGQVLSGCRVQNQNHRTIGLRTFSTNITENTSQNLTWTVGMTLYDGIDAQGRNASGTRTVEKDYYLGTPANLNLSRSDLPYEGSLTGPSAIYPPSPSANASSNCHPTLPKSNNLSWAAAYNQTGTYYAGSTIQMINGVDLVLTLFWSPDGDVQGALEEPDVDVECLWPIALNQRMLDTQADGGAVGVGWSWTAVVGAACVLFAGMLV